The Salmo salar chromosome ssa06, Ssal_v3.1, whole genome shotgun sequence genome window below encodes:
- the cad gene encoding multifunctional protein CAD isoform X2: protein MATLILEDGTTFKGRLFGANASVSGEVVFQTGMVGYPEALTDPSYTCQILTLTYPLQGNYGIPQDEEGDFGLSKWFESSKIHAAALIVGEVSQNPSHWSSAMSLDQWLKQQGIPGLEGVDTRRLTKKIREKGTMLGKLVVDGTPEAHVPFDDPDQRNLVKEVSMKEPRVFNPSGAVRITAVDCGIKYNQIRCLCQRGACVTVVPWDHPLDSTDFDGLFISNGPGDPQFCKETINNVRKVVCVDNPKPVFGICLGNQLLSLAIGAKTYKMKYGNRGHNQPCIHKGTDRCFITSQNHGFAVDPLTLPLGWDVLFTNANDQTSEGIVHNTKHLFSVQFHPEHMAGPTDLVSLFDVFLDTVRDHKEGKSGKPVKQRLTEHLTYPGSTNPEDFIRPRKVLILGSGGLSIGQAGEFDYSGSQAIKALKEENIQTVLINPNIATVQTSKGLADKVYFLPLTAEYVTQVIKNERPDGVLLTFGGQTALNCGVQLTKRGVLKKYAVRVLGTPVASIEMTEDRKIFVEKMEEINEHVAPSEAAVSVEQAVAAAERIGYPVLVRSAFALGGLGSGFANNREELTSLVTSAFAHTSQVLVDKSLKGWKEIEYEVVRDAYDNCITVCNMENIDPLGIHTGESIVVAPSQTLNDYEYNMLRNTAIKVIRHLGIVGECNIQYALNPESEQYYIIEVNARLSRSSALASKATGYPLAYVAAKLGLGIPLPVLKNSVTNQTTANFEPSLDYCVVKVPRWDLSKFLRVSTKIGSSMKSVGEVMAIGRSFEEAFQKALRMVDENCVGFDHTIKPVSDEELQTPTDKRIFVLAAALRAGYTVDRLYDLTKIDRWFLHKMKNIADHEKVLESYNQDESAMPLEVMRKAKQLGFSDKQIALAVQSTELAVRKMRRDWSILPVVKQIDTVAAEWPAHTNYLYLTYNGTESDLVFGDPHVIVIGSGVYRIGSSVEFDWCAVGCIMELRKMGYKTIMVNYNPETVSTDYDMCDRLYFDEISFEVVMDIYEMENPEGVILSMGGQLPNNIAMSLHRQQCRILGTSPEFIDSAENRFKFSRMLDTIGISQPLWKELTEIESAMKFCETAGYPCLVRPSYVLSGAAMNVAYTDSDLEKYLSSAVAVSKEYPVVISKFIQEAKEIDVDAVACDGVVMAIAVSEHVENAGVHSGDATLVTPPQDINQKTMERIKMIVHAIGQELQVTGPFNLQLIAKDDQLKVIECNVRVSRSFPFVSKTLGVDLVALATRVIMGEKMEPVGLMKGVGIVGVKVPQFSFSRLAGADVVLGVEMTSTGEVACFGENRYEAYLKAMLSTGFKIPKKNILLSIGSYKNKSELLPTVQALESLGYDLYASLGTADFYTEHGVKVMAVDWPFGEEESDCPNKDKQRNILEYLEDHHFDMVINLSMRNSGGRRLSSFVTKGYRTRRMAIDYSVPLIIDIKCTKLFVQALRLVGGFPPVKTHVDCMTSQKLIRLPGLIDVHVHLREPGATHKEDFSSGTAAALAGGVTMVCAMPNTAPAIIDPSSFAMVQKLAKAGCRCDYALYVGAASDNSTILSSIANSAAGLKMYLNDTYSTLKMDNVSMWMEHFEKWPKHLPIVAHAEKQTVAAVLMVAQLYQRAVHICHVAKKEEILIIRAAKQKGIQVTCEVAPHHLFLCEENVVDIGGGRAQVRPMLGTREDMEALWEHLDIIDCFATDHAPHSVEEKNSEKPPPGYPGLETMLPLLLTAVSDGRLTIDDIIKRLYDNPRKIFSLPAQDNTYVEVDLEQEWVIPKHMQFTKSKWTPFEGMKVKGKVRRVVLRGEVAYIDGQVLVPPGYGEDVKTWPAPLHLIQPPEPVKEVPKTPEHPRLTPPCEVIRTCAQSPRRSAGDGRYMLPPRVHRSSDPGMPPAEDSRARALRRAFEEGFREEMAPAAGDSYSHPPPLARILSPRAEAAAGQPLAHLQTSPLLHPLVGQHVLSVRQFSKEQISHMFNVAHTLRLMVQKERSLDILKGKVMASMFYEVSTRTSSSFAAAMQRLGGSVVHFCEATSSSQKGESLADSVQTMSCYADVLVLRHPTPGAVEAAARHCRKPVINAGDGVGEHPTQALLDVFTIREELGTVNGMTITMVGDLKHGRTVHSLARLLTQYRITLRYVAPKNLHMPSEIIDFVASKGIKQEEFESIEEALPDTDVLYMTRIQKERFSSEEEYKACFGQFILTPHIMTGAKKKMVVMHPLPRVNEISAEVDTDPRAAYFRQAENGMYIRMALLATVLGR, encoded by the exons atggcaaCCCTGATTTTAGAAGATGGGACCACGTTCAAGGGCCGCCTTTTCGGGGCAAATGCGTCAGTGTCTGGTGAAGTTG TGTTCCAGACAGGCATGGTTGGCTACCCAGAGGCCCTGACTGACCCGTCCTACACGTGTCAGATCCTCACCCTCACCTACCCTCTGCAGGGAAACTATGGTATACCCCAGGATGAGGAGGGCGACTTTGGACTCAGCAAG tggtttgagtcttctaagATCCACGCTGCAGCCCTCATCGTCGGAGAGGTTTCCCAGAACCCCAGCCACTGGAGCTCAGCCATGTCTCTGGACCAGTGGCTCAAACAGCAGGGCATCCCCGGTCTAGAGG GAGTTGACACCCGTCGTCTGACCAAGAAGATCCGTGAGAAGGGTACAATGCTGGGGAAGCTGGTGGTGGACGGAACGCCCGAGGCCCACGTTCCATTTGACGACCCTGACCAGAGGAACCTTGTCAAGGAGGTGTCCATGAAG GAGCCCCGGGTGTTCAACCCCAGTGGTGCTGTCAGGATCACAGCTGTAGACTGTGGCATTAAGTACAACCAGATCCGCTGCCTGTGTCAGAGAGGGGCCTGTGTCACCGTGGTGCCCTGGGATCACCCACTGGACAGCACAG ATTTTGATGGGCTGTTCATCAGCAACGGCCCTGGGGACCCCCAGTTCTGTAAGGAGACCATAAACAACGTgaggaaggtggtgtgtgtggacaaCCCCAAGCCTGTGTTTGGTATCTGCCTGGGCAACCAGCTTCTCTCCCTCGCCATCGGGGCAAAAACCTACAAAATGAA GTATGGGAACCGTGGCCATAACCAGCCCTGTATCCACAAGGGCACAGATCGCTGTTTCATCACATCTCAGAACCATGGCTTTGCTGTGGATCCCCTGACCCTGCCACTGGGCTGGGACGTGCTCTTCACCAACGCCAATGACCAGACCAGTGAGGGCATCGTGCACAACACCAAACACCTATTCAG TGTCCAGTTCCACCCAGAGCACATGGCAGGCCCCACTGACCTGGTCAGTCTGTTTGATGTGTTTCTGGACACAGTCAGAGACCACAAGGAGGGCAAGAGTGGCAAACCAG TGAAGCAGAGACTAACAGAGCACCTGACCTATCCTGGATCTACCAATCCGGAGGATTTTATTCGGCCACGCAAAGTCCTAATCCTGGGTTCTGGAGGCCTCTCCATTGGACAGGCTGGGGAGTTTGACTACTCTGGCTCtcag gccATAAAAGCATTGAAGGAGGAGAACATTCAGACTGTGCTCATCAACCCCAACATCGCCACGGTGCAAACCTCCAAGGGTCTTGCTGACAAGGTTTACTTCCTTCCTCTCACCGCGGAGTATGTCACTCAG GTGATAAAGAATGAGCGTCCAGACGGGGTCCTCCTGACCTTCGGGGGGCAGACTGCTCTGAACTGCGGGGTGCAGCTGACCAAGAGGGGAGTCCTGAAGAAGTATGCGGTGCGCGTGCTGGGGACGCCGGTGGCTTCCATCGAGATGactgaggacaggaagatctttGTGGAGAAGATGGAGGAGATCAATGAACACGTGGCGCCCAGCGAGGCTGCTGTGTCTGTGGAGCAG GCGGTGGCGGCTGCAGAGCGTATTGGCTACCCTGTCCTGGTGCGCTCGGCCTTTGCCCTGGGCGGACTGGGCTCTGGCTTTGCCAACAACAGGGAGGAGTTGACCTCCCTGGTGACATCTGCCTTCGCCCACACTTCCCAGGTCCTAGTGGACAAGTCCCTGAAGGGCTGGAAAGAGATTGAGTATGAGGTGGTCAGAGACGCCTACGACAACTGTATCACT GTATGTAACATGGAGAACATTGACCCTCTGGGTATCCACACTGGGGAGTCCATCGTGGTGGCGCCCAGTCAGACGCTCAACGACTATGAGTACAACATGTTGAGGAACACCGCCATCAAGGTCATCAGACACCTAGGCATCGTGGGAGAGTGTAACATCCAGTACGCCCTCAACCCTGAGTCTGAGCAG TACTACATCATTGAGGTGAATGCCCGTCTGTCTCGGAGCTCAGCTCTAGCCAGTAAAGCTACAGGATATCCCCTGGCCTACGTGGCTGCCAAGCTGGGATTGGGCATCCCACTACCTGTCCTCAA GAACTCTGTGACCAACCAGACCACGGCTAACTTTGAGCCCAGTCTGGACTACTGTGTGGTGAAGGTCCCTCGCTGGGATCTCAGCAAGTTTCTGCGCGTCAGCACCAAGATAGGTAGCTCTATGAAGAGCGTAG GAGAGGTGATGGCCATCGGCCGCAGCTTTGAGGAAGCCTTCCAGAAGGCTCTGCGGATGGTGGATGAGAACTGTGTGGGCTTTGACCACACCATCAAACCAGTGTCTGACGAG GAGCTGCAGACCCCAACAGACAAACGTATCTTTGTTCTGGCGGCTGCTCTCAGGGCAGGCTATACAGTGGACCGCCTTTACGACCTAACCAAGATCGACCGCTGGTTCCTCCACAAAATGAAGAACATCGCGGACCATGAGAAGGTGCTGGAGTCGTACAACCAGGACGAGAGCGCCATGCCTCTGGAGGTGATGAGGAAAGCCAAGCAGCTGGGCTTCTCAGACAAACAGATCGCCCTGGCTGTGCAGAG TACGGAGCTGGCGGTGAGGAAGATGCGTCGTGATTGGAGCATCCTGCCTGTGGTGAAGCAGATCGACACTGTGGCGGCGGAGTGGCCCGCCCACACCAACTACCTGTACCTGACCTATAACGGTACGGAAAGCGACCTGGTCTTTGGAGATCCCCATGTCATAGTCATCGGCTCTGGGGTTTACCGCATCGGCAGCAGTGTGGAGTTTGACTGGTGCGCTGTGGGCTGCATCATGGAACTCAGGAAG ATGGGCTATAAAACCATCATGGTGAACTATAACCCAGAGACTGTCAGCACAGACTACGACATGTGTGACCGTCTCTACTTCGACGAGATCTCCTTCGAG GTTGTGATGGACATCTATGAGATGGAGAACCCAGAGGGAGTGATCTTGTCCATGGGGGGCCAGCTGCCCAACAACATCGCCATGTCCCTCCACAGGCAGCAGTGTCGTATATTGGGCACCTCCCCGGAGTTCATCGACTCTGCTGAGAACAGGTTTAAGTTCTCCCGCATGCTGGACACCATCGGCATCAGCCAGCCCCTGTGGAAGGAACTCACTGAGATTGAG tcAGCCATGAAGTTCTGTGAGACTGCGGGCTACCCCTGCCTGGTGCGTCCCTCCTACGTGCTGAGTGGAGCGGCCATGAACGTGGCGTACACAGACAGCGACCTGGAGAAGTACCTCAGCAGCGCTGTGGCCGTGTCCAAGGAATACCCCGTGGTCATCTCAAAGTTCATCCAGGAGGCCAAG GAAATAGACGTGGACGCGGTGGCGTGCGACGGCGTGGTGATGGCCATCGCCGTATCGGAGCATGTGGAGAACGCCGGGGTGCACTCTGGGGACGCCACCCTGGTCACGCCCCCCCAGGACATCAACCAGAAGACCATGGAGCGTATCAAGATGATCGTCCATGCAATCGGACAGGAACTGCAGGTCACCGGGCCCTTTAACCTGCAACTCATCGCTAAG GATGACCAGCTGAAGGTGATCGAGTGCAACGTCCGAGTCTCCCGCTCCTTCCCATTCGTCTCAAAGACTCTGGGAGTGGATCTGGTCGCCCTGGCAACGCGCGTCATCATGGGAGAGAAGATGGAGCCCGTGGGCCTGATGAAAGGAGTGGGCATCGTGGGCGTCAAG GTCCCCCAGTTCTCGTTCTCTCGTCTGGCCGGGGCTGATGTGGTGCTGGGGGTAGAGATGACCAGTACTGGGGAGGTGGCCTGCTTTGGCGAGAACAGATACGAGGCCTATCTGAAGGCCATGCTCAGCACAGGCTTCAAGATCCCCAAGAAGAACATTCTGCTGTCCATTGGCAGTTACAAG AACAAGAGTGAGCTGCTGCCTACTGTTCAGGCGCTGGAGAGTCTGGGCTATGACCTGTATGCCAGTCTGGGGACTGCTGACTTCTACACTGAGCATGGAGTCAAG GTGATGGCGGTGGACTGGCCATTTGGGGAGGAGGAGAGCGACTGCCCCAACAAGGACAAGCAGAGGAACATCTTGGAATACCTAGAGGACCACCACTTTGACATGGTCATCAACCTCTCCATGAGGAACTCCGGAGGCCGACGCCTTTCCTCCTTCGTCACCAAGGGTTACCGCACCCGCCGCATGGCCATCGACTACTCCGTGCCCCTCATCATTGACATCAAGTGCACCAAGCTGTTTGTCCAG GCGCTGCGTCTGGTTGGCGGCTTCCCGCCTGTCAAGACTCACGTGGACTGTATGACGTCACAGAAGTTGATTCGCCTGCCTG GTCTGATAGATGTGCACGTCCACCTGCGGGAGCCGGGTGCCACCCACAAGGAGGATTTCTCCTCGGGCACAGCGGCTGCCCTGGCAGGGGGCGTCACCATGGTGTGTGCCATGCCCAACACGGCACCTGCCATAATCGACCCCAGCTCCTTCGCCATGGTCCAGAAG CTTGCCAAGGCAGGGTGTCGGTGTGACTATGCCCTTTACGTCGGAGCGGCTTCAGACAACTCCACCATCTTGTCCTCCATCGCTAACTCCGCCGCTGGGCTGAAGATGTATCTGAACGACACCTACTCCACTCTGAAGATGGACAACGTCTCAATGTGGATGGAG CACTTTGAGAAGTGGCCCAAGCACCTGCCAATCGTGGCACACGCAGAGAAGCAGACTGTGGCAGCCGTCTTGATGGTGGCCCAGCTGTACCAGAGAGCTGTTCATATCTGCCATGTGGCCAAGAAGGAGGAG ATCCTGATCATCCGCGCAGCCAAGCAGAAGGGCATCCAGGTGACGTGTGAGGTAGCGCCCCACCACCTCTTCCTGTGTGAGGAGAACGTGGTGGACATCGGGGGCGGCCGGGCACAGGTCCGCCCCATGCTGGGCACCCGGGAGGACATGGAGGCCCTCTGGGAACACCTGGACATCATTGACTGCTTCGCAACCGACCACG CCCCCCATTCAGTGGAGGAGAAGAACTCAGAGAAGCCCCCCCCAGGTTACCCCGGCCTTGAGACCATGCTGCCCCTTCTCCTCACCGCCGTCAGCGATGGGCGCCTCACCATCGACGATATCATCAAGCGCCTGTACGACAACCCCCGCAAAATTTTCTCCCTTCCCGCACAGGACAACACCTATGTAGAG GTGGACCTGGAGCAGGAGTGGGTTATCCCCAAACACATGCAGTTCACCAAGTCCAAGTGGACGCCCTTTGAAGGCATGAAGGTGAAGGGCAAGGTCCGCAGAGTGGTGCTCAGAGGAGAGGTGGCCTACATCGACGGACAGGTGCTGGTCCCTCCTGGCTATGGGGAGGATGTGAAGACTTGGCCTGCACCCCTCCACCTCATCCAGCCCCCTGAGCCAGTGAAAGAAGTCCCAAAG ACCCCAGAGCACCCCCGGCTGACCCCTCCGTGTGAGGTCATCCGTACATGCGCCCAGAGTCCTCGCCGTTCCGCTGGGGACGGCCGCTACATGCTCCCGCCTCGCGTTCACAGGTCCTCCGACCCAGGCATGCCCCCAG CTGAAGATTCAAGGGCGAGAGCATTAAGAAGAGCATTTGAAGAAGGTTTCAGAGAAG AGATGGCCCCTGCAGCTGGGGACAGTTACAGCCATCCCCCTCCCCTGGCCAGGATCCTGTCCCCCCGGGCTGAGGCAGCGGCAGGGCAGCCCCTGGCCCACCTCCAGACCTCCCCGCTGCTCCACCCCCTAGTGGGACAACACGTCCTCTCTGTCAGGCAGTTCAGCAAGGAACAG ATCTCTCACATGTTTAACGTGGCCCATACTCTTCGCCTGATGGTTCAGAAAGAGAGAAGCCTTGACATCCTGAAG GGTAAGGTGATGGCGTCCATGTTCTACGAGGTCAGCACGCGCACCAGTAGTTCGTTTGCGGCGGCAATGCAGCGTCTGGGTGGCTCCGTGGTCCATTTCTGCGAGGCCACCTCCTCGTCGCAGAAGGGCGAGTCTCTGGCGGACTCGGTCCAGACCATGAGCTGCTACGCTGACGTCCTGGTGCTACGACACCCCACGCCAGGAGCCGTGGAG GCTGCAGCGAGGCACTGCCGGAAGCCAGTCATCAACGCTGGGGACGGGGTCGGGGAGCACCCCACTCAGGCCCTGCTGGATGTGTTCACCATCAGAGAGGAGCTGGGTACGGTCAACGGCATGACG ATCACCATGGTAGGGGACCTGAAGCATGGCCGCACAGTGCATTCCTTGGCCAGGCTGCTCACCCAGTACAGGATCACTCTGCGCTACGTCGCCCCAAAGAATCTCCACATGCCCTCCGAGATCATTGACTTTGTGGCCTCCAAAGGCATCAAGCAG GAAGAGTTTGAGAGCATCGAGGAGGCCCTGCCTGACACTGACGTCCTCTACATGACCAGGATTCAGAAGGAGAGATTTTCCTCAGAGGAAGAGTACAAAGCG TGCTTCGGTCAGTTCATCCTCACCCCACACATCATGACTGGAGCGAAGAAGAAGATGGTGGTGATGCATCCTCTACCGAGAGTCAATGAGATCAG TGCGGAGGTGGACACTGATCCTCGTGCTGCCTACTTCCGGCAGGCTGAGAACGGCATGTACATCCGCATGGCCCTCCTGGCCACTGTGCTGGGCAGATGA